One stretch of Xiphophorus maculatus strain JP 163 A chromosome 19, X_maculatus-5.0-male, whole genome shotgun sequence DNA includes these proteins:
- the LOC102228606 gene encoding B2 bradykinin receptor: protein MTLPATSFPDLNATALYGDHDSANVTGCPDSEAWDWLASGAPVYILTISIVGIFFNLFVLMVFILHKKPCTVAEIYLSNLAATDLVLVSCLPFWAVNIYNQFDWPFGQFMCKVVNVGIKINVYCSIYFLVLVGIDRYVALVHALSHGRMRRPKYAKLGCLLTWGFGLLLSIPTFIFREVRHFPEYGVYACYLEYPNLTIEILYDWMLLVLSFVIPISIILFCTLRIIRALKKQSIERFNAEKTEQKATILVLVVLLAFLLCWVPFHLVTILNILERVKVLGGCQLSSALDICNQIFTYLGFFNSVLNPVLYVIVGKNFRKKVRELVNQWTIKRTMTSESTRSNLSSTLKTLV from the exons ATGACTCTTCCAGCTACCAG CTTTCCTGACCTCAACGCCACGGCGCTGTACGGCGACCATGACAGCGCCAACGTTACGGGCTGTCCCGACTCGGAGGCCTGGGACTGGCTGGCCAGCGGAGCGCCGGTCTACATCCTGACCATCAGCATTGTGGGAATCTTCTTCAACCTCTTCGTCCTGATGGTCTTCATCCTCCACAAGAAGCCCTGCACCGTGGCCGAGATCTACCTGAGCAACCTGGCTGCCACCGACCTGGTTCTGGTGTCTTGTCTGCCCTTCTGGGCCGTCAACATTTACAATCAGTTCGACTGGCCTTTCGGACAATTCATGTGCAAAGTCGTCAATGTGGGCATCAAGATAAACGTCTACTGCAGCATCTatttcctggttctggttggcaTAGACCGGTATGTGGCGCTGGTGCACGCTTTGTCGCATGGAAGAATGCGCAGGCCAAAGTATGCTAAGCTAGGCTGCCTGCTAACATGGGGCTTCGGCTTGTTGCTCAGCATTCCCACGTTCATCTTCAGGGAGGTGAGACATTTTCCTGAGTATGGAGTTTATGCCTGCTACCTGGAGTACCCGAACCTGACCATAGAGATTCTCTACGACTGGATGCTGCTGGTTCTCAGCTTCGTCATTCCGATTTCCATCATCTTGTTCTGCACTTTGAGGATCATCCGGGCGCTGAAGAAGCAGTCGATAGAAAGGTTCAACgctgagaagacagagcagaaggCCACCATCTTGGTTCTGGTGGTCCTGCTGGCCTTCCTCCTCTGCTGGGTGCCGTTCCACCTCGTCACCATCCTGAACATCCTGGAGCGGGTCAAAGTCCTGGGAGGGTGCCAGCTGTCGTCCGCGCTGGACATCTGCAACCAGATCTTCACCTACTTGGGCTTCTTCAACAGCGTCCTGAACCCAGTGCTGTACGTCATCGTCGGGAAGAACTTCAGGAAGAAAGTTCGGGAACTCGTGAACCAGTGGACCATCAAGAGAACGATGACGTCTGAGTCCACTCGCTCCAATTTATCCTCCACACTCAAGACGTTAGTTTGA
- the rtl1 gene encoding retrotransposon-like protein 1 gives MVIKEQILQKTDERTTWSSNRTVNPVRSGPVRTQQADIKLLDLDPASRSQAWNSTGQARLVGWHLQTVLIRCGPGPPNLPGLSFPPDVPQSQFYLIKTNPRNRPHTRPGPTPADHLARHDAMLHALLDQQTFQGQLMDQLKTTVSELASQLASGMQPLNLAGAANPAPSPRAEPPAPPEPAGLPRGREISPPTPEHYSGEIGKCGGFLLQCSIVFARAPGSFPDDSAKIAYMVGLLKGKALKWAEAKFSLIALTQTALDTFIDEFKQTFGHAESSAEISYRLWNLKQASRSVAEFAIDFRTLAAMSGWNDEALKGAFIQALDDTLKDELVCRDEPADLEGLISLAIRIDNRLRGRARGRKEIKPVFFSNNPVQDTSDDASPNALSPDEPMQGEPTSDHGSPGGWLLRFEIPTFSSRLPLHQPKSPLVLGFPWLRRHNPHLNWVEERVDAWSRSCHATCLQSARPNPRCDVTREDQEEKQDLSRIPPEYHDLHSVFRKNKALSLPPHRPYDCVIDLLPGAPLPSSRLYNISRPERESMLTYINESLAAGIIRPSTSPLGAGFFFVSKKDGSLRPCIDFKCLNQITIKNKYPLPLLSSAFEPVQGATVFTKLDLRNAYHLVRIREGDEWKTAFKTPVGHFEYLVMPFGLTNAPAVFQSLINDVLRDYLDEFVFVYLDDILIFSKNMTEHKRHVRLVLQRLLENSLYVKAEKCEFHVPSISFLGFILESGRVKPDPGRIRAVLEWPTPASRKQLQRFLGFANFYRRFIRNFSQTAGPMTCLTSTKSQFSWTPEADAAFSVLKQKFADAPVLIQPDPAQQFTVEVDASDSGVGAVLSQVLPSDHKLHPCAFFSRRLSPAERNYDVGDRELLAVKLAFAEWRHWLEGAALPVVVWTDHKNLSYLQAAKRLNPRQSRWSLFFSRFNFLISYRPGSKNVKPDALSRQFSSDDEAPVVDTIIPSSCVLGAVSWDISDQVIAAQQSDPDPGTGPPDRIYVPLSVRPRLIHWAHASPFSGHPGTSRTVALIRRSFWWSSLHRDVKEYVSACPTCARNKSLHQPPCGLLQPLPIPARPWSHVALDFVTGLPPSKGFTVILTVVDRFSKACHLVPLRKLPSALETAMLLIKHVFRLHGIPTEILSDRGPQFVS, from the exons ATGGTGATTAAGGAGCAGATCCTCCAGAAAACAGATGAACGGACAACCTGGAGCTCCAACAGGACAGTAaacccggtccggtccggtccggtccggacGCAGCAGGCTGACATTAAGCTTCTGG ATCTTGATCCCGCTTCCCGGAGCCAAGCCTGGAACTCCACCGGTCAGGCGCGTCTCGTTGGTTGGCACCTCCAAACAGTTCTGATCCGCTGCGGCCCGGGACCCCCGAACCTACCTGGACTCTCGTTCCCTCCTGACGTCCCCCAGTCTCAATTCtacctcattaaaacaaaccctcGTAACC GTCCGCACACAAGACCCGGTCCAACCCCTGCCGACCACCTAGCACGTCATGATGCCATGCTTCACGCCCTATTGGATCAGCAGACTTTCCAGGGACAGCTGATGGATCAACTAAAAACCACGGTCTCGGAATTAGCTTCACAACTGGCTTCCGGCATGCAGCCTCTGAACTTAGCCGGAGCAGCGAACCCCGCTCCATCGCCGCGGGCGGAGCCCCCCGCTCCACCCGAACCGGCGGGGTTGCCCCGGGGCCGGGAAATTTCACCCCCGACTCCCGAACATTATTCAGGTGAAATCGGGAAGTGCGGTGGATTTCTCCTGCAATGCTCTATTGTTTTTGCCCGAGCTCCAGGCTCGTTCCCTGATGACTCCGCCAAAATAGCATATATGGTTGGACTGTTGAAGGGAAAAGCTCTCAAATGGGCAGAAGCGAAATTTAGTCTCATAGCTCTCACTCAAACGGCTCTTGACACCTTCATCGACGAGTTTAAGCAAACCTTTGGTCACGCCGAATCCAGCGCTGAGATTTCCTACCGGCTTTGGAACCTGAAGCAGGCTTCCCGTTCAGTAGCTGAATTCGCCATAGACTTTCGTACCTTAGCCGCCATGTCTGGGTGGAATGACGAAGCTCTTAAAGGAGCTTTTATCCAGGCTCTCGATGACACACTTAAAGATGAGCTGGTTTGCAGGGACGAACCCGCCGACTTGGAGGGGTTGATCTCCCTGGCCATCAGGATCGACAACCGGCTTCGGGGAAGGGCTCGGGGCAGGAAGGAAATTAAACctgtgtttttttcaaacaaccCTGTACAGGACACCTCCGATGACGCCTCCCCGAACGCGCTCTCGCCTGATGAACCCATGCAG GGAGAGCCCACCAGTGATCACGGGAGTCCTGGTGGGTGGTTGCTCCGGTTTGAAATCCCGACTTTCTCTTCCCGTCTCCCTCTCCATCAACCAAAG TCTCCTCTGGTTCTGGGTTTCCCCTGGCTGAGACGGCATAATCCCCACCTTAATTGGGTTGAGGAGAGAGTGGACGCGTGGAGTAGGTCCTGCCACGCAACCTGCCTACAGTCGGCCCGGCCGAATCCTCGGTGTGACGTCACCCGGGAGGACCAAGAGGAAAAGCAGGATTTGTCTCGAATTCCTCCGGAATACCATGATCTGCACTCGGTgtttaggaaaaataaagcaCTTTCGCTCCCGCCCCACCGCCCCTACGACTGTGTTATTGATCTCCTTCCCGGCGCGCCGTTGCCCTCCAGTCGACTGTATAATATATCGaggccagagagagagagcatgcTAACTTATATTAACGAGTCACTGGCGGCAGGCATTATTCGCCCGTCCACGTCCCCGTTAGGGGCcgggtttttctttgtttcaaaaaaagACGGCTCACTCAGACCatgtattgattttaaatgtttgaaccAGATCACGATCAAGAATAAGTATCCCCTCCCCCTCCTTTCGTCAGCTTTCGAACCCGTACAAGGCGCCACTGTCTTCACTAAGTTGGACCTACGGAACGCTTACCATCTGGTGCGTATACGGGAGGGCGATGAGTGGAAAACCGCCTTTAAAACCCCGGTGGGCCACTTCGAGTACCTGGTCATGCCCTTCGGGTTGACGAACGCCCCGGCCGTTTTCCAATCCCTGATTAATGACGTGCTGCGGGATTATTTGGACGAGTTTGTATTCGTTTACTTGGATGACATCCTGATTTTTTCTAAGAACATGACAGAGCACAAACGACACGTCAGGTTGGTCCTCCAGCGCCTGCTGGAGAACAGTTTGTATGTCAAGGCAGAGAAGTGCGAGTTTCACGTGCCATCCATCTCGTTCCTGGGGTTCATTTTAGAGAGTGGGCGGGTGAAGCCGGATCCGGGACGGATTCGTGCGGTGCTGGAATGGCCGACTCCTGCCTCTCGTAAGCAGTTACAGAGGTTTTTGGGATTCGCCAACTTTTACCGGAGGTTTATCCGCAACTTTAGTCAGACCGCGGGACCCATGACCTGTCTTACCTCCACCAAGTCCCAGTTTTCTTGGACCCCGGAAGCGGATGCAGCCTTCTCGGTCTTGAAGCAAAAGTTCGCGGATGCCCCGGTGCTGATTCAACCGGACCCCGCTCAGCAGTTCACGGTGGAGGTGGATGCTTCCGATTCTGGGGTGGGAGCGGTTTTGTCCCAAGTTTTGCCCTCCGATCACAAGCTGCACCCTTGTGCCTTTTTCTCTCGCCGCCTGTCGCCCGCGGAGAGGAATTATGATGTGGGTGACCGCGAGCTGCTGGCGGTGAAGCTGGCCTTTGCGGAGTGGCGCCACTGGCTGGAGGGAGCCGCACTTCCGGTCGTAGTATGGACAGACCACAAGAACCTGTCCTACCTGCAGGCAGCCAAGCGGTTGAACCCACGGCAATCCAGGTGGTCCCTTTTCTTCTCCCGGTTTAACTTCCTCATCTCTTACAGACCTGGATCGAAGAACGTGAAACCGGATGCTCTCTCCCGACAGTTCTCCTCGGACGACGAAGCTCCTGTCGTGGACACCATAATCCCGAGTTCCTGCGTCCTGGGGGCGGTGTCCTGGGACATCTCTGATCAGGTAATCGCAGCTCAACAGTCTGATCCTGATCCGGGCACCGGCCCTCCGGACCGTATCTATGTTCCCCTCTCTGTTCGTCCCCGTTTAATCCATTGGGCCCACGCCTCTCCTTTTTCTGGTCACCCTGGCACCAGTCGGACCGTGGCTCTTATCCGACGCTCCTTCTGGTGGTCGTCCCTTCACAGGGATGTGAAGGAGTATGTTTCAGCCTGCCCCACCTGTGCGAGAAACAAGTCCCTGCACCAGCCGCCCTGTGGTCTCCTGCAACCCTTACCCATCCCGGCACGTCCCTGGTCCCATGTTGCACTCGATTTTGTCACTGGCCTCCCGCCCTCAAAGGGTTTTACGGTCATTCTCACCGTTGTTGATCGGTTCTCCAAGGCCTGTCACCTGGTTCCCCTTCGGAAACTGCCGTCGGCCTTGGAGACCGCCATGTTGctcattaaacatgttttcaggcttCATGGAATTCCCACGGAGATCCTGTCCGACAGGGGGCCCCAGTTCGTGTCC